In Helianthus annuus cultivar XRQ/B chromosome 9, HanXRQr2.0-SUNRISE, whole genome shotgun sequence, the following are encoded in one genomic region:
- the LOC110874367 gene encoding cell division cycle 20.2, cofactor of APC complex-like — MDITNILAFRNKPPTPTDAVPNEWSSVQQAKPVKALRYIPQHANMRVRAKAVVSISQYVSKLESGEIREYGLASLVQTPAELLKDRLPEAREAAELWRMGRMKKKISSKTFAS, encoded by the exons ATGGACATAACTAACATTCTAGCTTTCAGGAATAAGCCTCCGACACCAACAGATGCGGTTCCAAACGAGTGGTCTTCAGTGCAGCAGGCGAAGCCAGTAAAGGCCCTTAGATACATCCCTCAG CATGCAAATATGAGAGTTAGGGCCAAAGCTGTTGTTTCGATCTCTCAGTATGTCTCTAAACTG GAGTCAGGTGAGATTAGAGAATACGGGCTTGCTTCGTTGGTGCAAACGCCGGCTGAGTTGTTGAAAGATAGGCTTCCTGAAGCGAGAGAGGCGGCTGAGTTATGGAGGATGGGgagaatgaagaagaagataAGTAGCAAAACTTTTGCCAGTTAA
- the LOC110875773 gene encoding putative F-box protein At3g24700, which produces MADLPVHTIVFEILTRVPAKDVGRSKSVCKQWYALLSTQDFVRIHCSRSLVSSNQRVLLIDDLTCSVHPIIFQSNDYGPSSIVTFPFHHHNNDVSILSHLNGLLCVCLNHTYELLLWNPTTTAFKHLSTPDSHGFYINNLDAIGLYIDADDDYKILHIKRRSDVLGVYVYSREVDSWRNIPFITRQEYLSPHFNWSAGTFCGGTLYFTVCECWVGGTNVVICFDVNSEQFKEISFPPVPSTGMVQGVLVNVKNELHMFASTGMFEMTIDLWTLQGDYWIKVLSCPPIPPISLSLWCDITHYVTNGNWFVMTKLGKLFTIEMDMKPFECFYPVTWFRGFKGALFVETIVSPSI; this is translated from the coding sequence ATGGCTGACCTTCCTGTTCATACAATCGTGTTTGAGATATTAACGAGGGTGCCAGCGAAGGATGTAGGTCGTTCTAAGAGTGTATGTAAGCAATGGTACGCGTTACTGTCAACACAAGATTTCGTAAGGATACATTGTTCTCGCTCATTAGTTTCATCTAACCAGAGAGTTCTACTAATTGACGACCTAACATGCTCTGTTCATCCGATCATCTTTCAATCCAATGACTATGGGCCAAGCTCCATAGTTACATTTCCATTCCATCACCATAATAATGATGTCTCAATACTTTCACATTTGAACGGATTGTTGTGTGTTTGCTTGAATCATACATACGAGCTGcttctttggaatccaacaacTACTGCTTTCAAGCATTTGTCAACCCCTGATTCTCATGGATTCTATATAAATAACCTTGATGCCATTGGTTTGTACATTGACGCTGACGATGATTACAAGATCTTGCATATAAAGCGTAGGAGTGATGTACTTGGTGTCTATGTTTATTCTAGGGAAGTAGACTCTTGGAGAAATATTCCTTTCATAACAAGACAAGAGTACCTAAGCCCTCATTTCAATTGGTCAGCTGGCACATTTTGTGGTGGTACTCTATATTTCACTGTTTGCGAATGTTGGGTTGGAGGTACGAATGTGGTGATTTGTTTTGATGTTAATTCGGAGCAGTTCAAGGAGATAAGCTTTCCACCCGTTCCTTCTACAGGAATGGTTCAAGGTGTTTTAGTGAATGTAAAAAATGAGCTTCACATGTTTGCTAGCACTGGCATGTTTGAGATGACAATTGACCTATGGACGCTACAAGGGGATTACTGGATTAAGGTCTTATCATGTCCTCCGATCCCCCCGATATCATTGTCATTGTGGTGCGATATAACACATTATGTGACAAATGGTAATTGGTTTGTGATGACTAAATTAGGGAAGTTGTTTACAATTGAAATGGATATGAAGCCCTTCGAATGTTTTTATCCCGTTACTTGGTTTCGAGGTTTTAAGGGTGCGCTGTTTGTGGAGACCATTGTTTCACCAAGTATTTAG
- the LOC110875774 gene encoding uncharacterized protein LOC110875774 produces the protein MEEANTRSGRTTVAMREYYCYKFQIRSTDNLLLFGGRLLQQFVVDVYIKIETVGKRIVLPASFIGGPRDMRRRFLDAMMLVQDDGKPDVFLTITCNPKWPEICDNLHVGQTATDRPDLVSRVFRAKLEDLKDQLFKKHVLGEVKAYVYVIEFQKRGLPHAHFLLIMYPQHKINNADHYDKVVCAEIPNKLTHPRLHEMVVKHMIHGPCGNLRSSSPCMQGDPKICRFHYPRQFNEQTTQGEDSYPLYRRRDTGIEVDLRGQTLDNRWVVPYNPRLLMMFNCHMNVEVCSSIKSVKYLFKYVYKGHDKQVIQVDQSEPGVVINEIKRFQDARYISPPEAMWRIFSFSLSQIFLAVLALQLHLPNNQMVRFRDDDLMPNIVDRERDKRTMLTSFFEINRNDETARVHLYKDFPKHFTWNGSTRRWSRRFGKKQRGRIVSANPAEGERYYLRLLLSNVRGPTSFEHLCTVNGQQCATFRKAALELGLIEDDEYLSQCLEEASTFQFPNALRRLFATIMIFCQPGDIRKLWNDHFDSLSEDHRLHCQSIERVQNMVLTEISVLVQSMGKNFNEFDLPKITNDVNLQDAGYRELQEEYGIVLEPEHLSAKDSLNPDQKNVFDEIMMHVDNDLPGVFFIDGPGGTGKTFLYIALLTEIRSRGLIALATASSGAAANNMPGGRTAHSRFKIPLNLENNSMCNIKKQSGAAKLIWSAKIIIWDEASMAKRQAIEAVDRTFQDIIGVSLPFGGKIMVMGGDFRQVLPVIKRGTRAQIVDSSVRMSPLWSLTKKMRLTINMRALKDPWFSKFLLRVGDGTEEPIEGNYIRIPDDMTIQCNNRENAIKELIHAIFPSIEDNVYSSDYIISRAILSTKNDSVDEINNQMIEIFQGEEKVYYSFDEAEDDQRNFYPVEFLNLLNVSGLPPHKLRLKIGCPIILLRNIDPSHGLCNGTRLICKGFMRNVIDAEIVVGQHAGKRVFLPRIPLTLSEDDMFPFKLKRKQFPIRLSFSMTINKAQGQTIPNVGIYLPDSVFSHGQLYVALSRGISRQSTKVLVHLAKEFKQSGVYTSNVVYQEVLRD, from the exons ATGGAAG AGGCAAACACACGAAGTGGTAGAACAACCGTGGCTATGCGAGAGTACTACTGTTACAAGTTCCAGATTCGATCTACCGATAATCTGCTTTTGTTCGGTGGTAGGCTGCTACAGCAGTTTGTGGTTGATGTTTACATCAAAATTGAGAC AGTCGGGAAAAGAATTGTGTTGCCTGCATCTTTCATCGGGGGGCCTCGCGACATGCGACGTCGGTTTCTAGACGCGATGATGTTAGTTCAAGATGACGGCAAGCCTGATGTATTCCTTACAATAACATGTAATCCTAAGTGGCCTGAGATATGTGATAACTTACATGTTGGTCAAACTGCTACAGATCGTCCAGACCTTGTTTCAAGAGTGTTCCGGGCTAAATTAGAAGATCTTAAGGATCAACTCTTCAAGAAACATGTCCTCGGGGAAGTTAAGGCATACGTCTATGTCATTGAATTTCAAAAGAGGGGTTTGCCGCATGCACATTTTCTCCTAATCATGTACCCGCAACACAAGATCAATAACGCGGACCATTATGATAAGGTTGTGTGTGCTGAAATTCCTAACAAACTAACACATCCCAGATTGCATGAGATGGTTGTCAAGCACATGATTCACGGTCCTTGCGGCAATTTACGATCAAGCAGTCCTTGTATGCAGGGTGATCCTAAAATTTGTCGTTTTCACTATCCTAGACAATTTAACGAACAGACGACACAAGGAGAAGATTCGTATCCGTTGTATCGAAGGAGAGACACCGGGATAGAAGTGGACCTACGAGGACAAACACTTGATAATAGATGGGTGGTCCCATATAACCCAAGGCTTTTGATGATGTTTAACTGCCACATGAATGTTGAAGTTTGCTCAAGTATAAAATCTGTGAAATATCTTTTCAAATATGTTTATAAAGGACATGACAAACAGGTTATTCAAGTCGATCAAAGTGAGCCAGGGGTTGTTATTAATGAGATAAAAAGATTTCAAGATGCACGCTACATATCGCCCCCAGAGGCTATGTGGCGCATTTTTTCCTTCTCTCTTTCTCAAATCTTTCTTGCTGTTCTAGCCTTACAACTTCATCTCCCAAATAATCAGATGGTTAGATTTAGAGATGATGACTTGATGCCTAATATTGTTGATAGGGAAAGGGATAAGAGAACCATGCTAACATCATTTTTTGAGATAAATAGAAACGATGAAACAGCAAGGGTACATttgtataaagattttccaaaacACTTTACGTGGAATGGAAGCACACGCCGTTGGAGTCGTCGTTTCGGTAAAAAACAAAGAGGTCGTATCGTTTCCGCTAATCCAGCCGAAGGAGAAAGGTACTACTTACGCCTACTTTTGTCAAATGTCAGAGGGCCTACTTCTTTTGAACATCTTTGCACAGTTAATGGTCAACAGTGTGCGACATTTCGGAAAGCAGCTCTTGAGTTAGGCTTAATAGAAGACGATGAATATCTATCACAATGTCTCGAAGAAGCCTCTACGTTTCAGTTTCCCAATGCTCTTAGAAGGTTATTTGCGACCATAATGATTTTTTGCCAACCTGGAGATATTCGAAAGTTATGGAATGACCACTTTGATTCACTGTCTGAAGATCATCGGTTACACTGTCAAAGTATAGAACGAGTTCAAAATATGGTTCTTACCGAAATTAGTGTCTTGGTACAATCCATGGGTAAAAATTTCAATGAGTTCGACCTTCCTAAGATAACAAACGATGTTAACTTACAAGATGCAGGTTATCGTGAGTTACAAGAAGAGTATGGGATTGTTTTGGAACCTGAACACTTGAGTGCCAAAGATTCACTTAATCCGGACCAAAAAAACGTGTTTGATGAGATCATGATGCATGTTGATAATGATCTTCCAGGCGTGTTCTTTATTGATGGTCCAGGTGGAACTGGAAAAACATTTTTGTACATTGCCTTGCTTACTGAAATTCGATCACGTGGTCTTATTGCTCTCGCAACAGCATCATCAGGTGCAGCGGCTAATAATATGCCAGGAGGTAGAACGGCTCACTCGAGATTCAAGATTCCTCTTAATCTTGAAAATAATTCAATGTGCAATATCAAAAAACAGAGTGGGGCTGCTAAACTGATTTGGTCTGCCAAAATAATCATATGGGATGAAGCGTCGATGGCTAAACGACAGGCGATAGAGGCAGTCGATCGTACATTCCAAGACATTATAGGTGTTAGTCTCCCATTTGGTGGAAAGATAATGGTTATGGGAGGTGACTTCAGACAAGTGTTACCGGTTATTAAACGTGGCACTCGAGCACAGATTGTAGACTCCAGCGTACGAATGTCACCTCTTTGGTCTTTGACTAAGAAGATGCGGTTGACCATAAATATGAGAGCGCTAAAAGATCCATGGTTTTCTAAATTTCTTTTAAGAGTCGGCGATGGAACTGAAGAACCAATCGAAGGAAACTATATCCGCATACCCGATGACATGACAATTCAGTGCAACAACAGAGAAAACGCTATAAAAGAATTGATCCATGCCATCTTTCCATCAATTGAAGATAATGTATATTCTTCAGATTATATAATCTCTAGAGCAATATTGTCCACTAAAAATGACAGTGTTGACGAGATTAATAATCAAATGATTGaaatttttcaaggggaggaaaAAGTTTATTACAGTTTTGATGAAGCTGAAGACGATCAGCGCAACTTCTATCCGGTCGAGTTCTTAAACTTGCTAAATGTTAGTGGTTTGCCGCCTCATAAGCTTCGTTTAAAAATTGGATGCCCAATAATATTGTTACGTAATATCGATCCATCACATGGCCTGTGTAATGGCACGCGATTGATATGTAAGGGTTTCATGCGAAATGTTATTGATGCGGAAATTGTAGTCGGTCAACATGCCGGCAAAAGAGTTTTTTTGCCAAGAATCCCTCTAACCCTTTCTGAAGATGACATGTTCCCATTCAAGctgaaaagaaaacaatttccaATTCGACTTAGCTTTTCCATGACGATTAATAAAGCTCAAGGTCAAACAATTCCGAACGTTGGTATTTATCTTCCGGATTCTGTATTTTCACATGGACAACTTTATGTCGCGTTATCAAGAGGGATTTCAAGACAAAGTACGAAGGTGTTGGTACATCTCGCCAAAGAATTCAAACAAAGCGGAGTTTACACATCAAATGTTGTCTACCAGGAAGTGTTGCGTGATTAA